The sequence AGGACACCACAGCGCTGCAGAACACAGCAGAGCCGATGAGACGTATTTTGAGGACGGCAGCGCCAGTACAGGGCGCACGGTCCAGCGGCTCGTTCTCTTCAGCTTCAGCATGTAGACCGGGGGCACGGGAGCACCAGCGGGCATGGACATgcctacacacaacacacacacacacacacacacgttacaggAACACAACAGCCTTCATCTGCTCACTAGGATGAAGATCTAGATCTGAAAATAATCCACCTTGATTCTCCACCGTGGTCTCCATCAGTCTCTCACACCCTTCAGGTTGGATTACGAATGTGGGAGCAATCAGAACTTGCTCGTCCTGGACGTTCTGCTGCTGCACCACTTCATCAGATGAGGACCTGAAGATCTTCTCCAGAACAGCCTCAAATGGATCTGCTGGAGAAATGAAACCCAATTCAGCAACATGATGGATTAAACACCACACAGCTCAAAAACTCCCTCAAGATGTACCTTCAATCCCTTGTACAACGGGGTTCTGCTCCTCTGGGTTCTTCTCCTCCAGGTTCTTCTCCTCCATGCTCTGCTCCACCTGGTTCTTCTCTTCTATCTGTATCATCTGTACCTCTGGTGCCTGCCCTTGGTCCAGTAGAACCTGGGTACTCATCCCTGCATATTTCTCATTTCCCATAATTTGATTCTCCTCCACGTTCGACTCCTCCTGCCGCTCTTTCTTTTTgcgtctctgccaccatttcttcttctccttcttctcAGGTTTGGGTCTGAGGCTGCGCAGCTCCTCGTCATTAGCCGGGGCGCTACAACACCACAACTTCTTAAACCAGAACATTTTAGCTGCTGCTGCTTCGATGCTCCGTCTCAAAGTGAAGCAGCACCAGCACAGGAGCTCAGATCAGAGCTTGTAGAATGTTGTGACATCATCATGATGTCACAATTGCTGGAGCTGAGAGCAGAGCTGATGATCACAGCACCACTCAGTGTCTTTAACATTCACTTCAGATGTGGACACGCCCAGTGTAGatctgtatagccaaaagtatgtggacactcccagagatcacacacacacacacacaaacaccaaagCATTTCtactgtaaatgtaactgaagttacattatatatatacagtcaagccgaaAGTCTGCACACGCCTTTCACCTTCTCTACAGAC is a genomic window of Trichomycterus rosablanca isolate fTriRos1 chromosome 4, fTriRos1.hap1, whole genome shotgun sequence containing:
- the LOC134311394 gene encoding uncharacterized protein LOC134311394 codes for the protein MFWFKKLWCCSAPANDEELRSLRPKPEKKEKKKWWQRRKKKERQEESNVEENQIMGNEKYAGMSTQVLLDQGQAPEVQMIQIEEKNQVEQSMEEKNLEEKNPEEQNPVVQGIEDPFEAVLEKIFRSSSDEVVQQQNVQDEQVLIAPTFVIQPEGCERLMETTVENQGMSMPAGAPVPPVYMLKLKRTSRWTVRPVLALPSSKYVSSALLCSAALWCPSERPRSTGIVPPVHLENLKKME